Within Winogradskyella helgolandensis, the genomic segment GTTTTTCCCATATATAAACTCAGACAATTGATCTTGAAAATAAAATTGTGGACTCGATAAAAGGTTTCCTAAAAATGCTTTTTGCTTATCAGCGAAACTTTTAAAGGAGTTTTCATCTTTATTTAAAGCTGTAAAATGTAGATACGTTAATTGAAATAACGTTTCTAAATCTTTTGGAGTCGTGTTTCCTGAAAGCCCTTCACTATACGTACCAATTGACAATCTTACATTAGCGATTTTACCAGACATCATTTTGCTTAACTCAACCTTACCAAAACCATTAACTCCGGCTTCGGTTAAACCTCCGTTAGCATTCGAGGTGGCTTTGTATTCATCATCTGAATATAATGACGTTCCTCCATAGCTAAACGCGTCAAATAGAATTTCATCATTTTTAAAATCAGTCTTTTTGTAGGTTACCTTAACTCCATTGCTTAAAGTTAACGTGGTTGTACCTAATGTTTCATCAGTTTTAGATTCTTTTATACTACCTTTTGTTGGCATTTTGGTAATTAAAGAAGTCGCAACAGCTTTGTCTTCATAAGGTTTTAGATCCATTGACTTCACTGAGTCTAACAATTCTAATACCTGTGCCTCTTTAACTTGTTCTAAATCTTCTTTTTCTGGACCAGTAAGTATAACAACACGATTATCGTCTTTGATGTAGGATTTAATAAGGGCGTTAACTTCATCTAATGTAATGGTTGGTAATTGTGAATTCGTGAAATCGAACCTCCATTCTGTACTAGGAATGGGATTTTGCTCCAAAAAATGGTTAATGTAGCGTCCGACGATTCTATTAGATTCCATTTTGTCTCTGTCTTTAAAAGCCCGTTCCATATTGGCAATAATGTCTTTTTTTGCACGATCAAACTCTCCTTCAAAGAACCCGTGTTGGAGGACACGTTCGTTTTCAATTAAGAGTGTTTTTAAAGCGTCTAATTGTCCGGTTGGACTAGTCATAGCAGAAGATTGAAAGGCGTTTTTAGTACGTGCATATGTACCTCCGTAATACGTGAATCCATATACAAAAGGCGGATTGTCTCCATTTCTAATTTCATCCAAACGGTTGTTAATCATTTGAGAAAATAAATTCTCTACCATAGAGTTTCTGTAATCAGCATAAGTAACATCTGGTTTAGCGTTTACTTTGTCTTTAAACATTAGTCTCACATTTGAGAAAGGAGCTTCTTTGTCAGATTCAATAGCCACAAAGGTTTCATCATGGTTAGGTAAATCAAATGAAGGTCTAGGTCTTGGGTTTTCCGGGTTTTTAATATGCCCGAAATGGGATTTTATTTTTTCTTCTAAAGTAGTCACATCAATATCTCCAACGGCAATTACAGCCATTAAATCTGGTCTGTACCAATCGTTGTAGAATCGCTTTAGACTTTCGTATTTAAAAGTCTCTAAATTTTCTTTTGTACCAATAGGAAGACGTTCGGCATACATTGAGCCGTGCATCATCTTTGGCAAGTACTCTTGCATCATACGCTCGTCTGCACCTTTACCTAAGCGGTATTCCTCTAAAACAACACCACGTTCGTTATCAATTTCTTCGTCAGTTAAAAGTGCATTGTGAGCCCAGTCTTCAATAATTTGAAAACCTTGTTCAAGCTTTTCTGGGTCGTCACTTGGAATAGGAAGGATATACACCGTTTGGTCAAAACTTGTGTAGGCATTAAGATGCGCTCCAAACTTTACTCCAATACTTTGAAGGTAATCTACTAATTCATTTTTTTCGAAATTCTTTGTTCCATTAAAACACATGTGTTCCATAAAGTGGGCTAAGCCTAATTGGTCTTCATCTTCTAGGATAGAACCAGCATTAATCACCAGGCGTAATTCTACTTTATTTTCTGGTTTAGGATTGTTTTGAATGTAATACGTAAGGCCATTTTCTAAAGTACCTGTTTTAACATTTGGATCTGTGGGAATAGGATCTGTTGGGGTGTAAGTCACTTTTGACTTTGTCGCAACAACCTGAGCATTTAAAGGGAATACGAAGGTGAGGCACAACAAAATTGCTGTGCTGAAAACTAGTTTTTTCATTGATTGATGGGTTTAAAAGATTAATATTTTATAAGAATATTCTTCTAAAATAAATATAAAATCATGATATGTAAAGGAATAACAAAATTTTAACTAAATGTTTAGTTGTAAGAAATTCAGGGTAGATTAATAAATTAATTCTATTTTAATAAATATTCTCGATTATGTTTTTGAAAACTAAACTATCTGACGGTCTAGGCGAATTATTGCTTATGACTTTATTTTTAGCACTAATAATTGCATAACGTGGTATACTAAAATAAGATTTATCCATTTTATCTCGAATTAGCATTTGTTTTAGAATTTTAGATTTTTTTATATCTATAATGAGATAATGATTTTTAGATGAGAGTGTATTTTTTAACTCCGTTATTTTTTTAGTCCATAAAGCTTTGTCGCTATCAATGGAGATGTATATATATTCTAGGTCATTCTCTTGCTGTATTCTTTTTTTGAAAGATTTAGCTTT encodes:
- a CDS encoding M16 family metallopeptidase — translated: MKKLVFSTAILLCLTFVFPLNAQVVATKSKVTYTPTDPIPTDPNVKTGTLENGLTYYIQNNPKPENKVELRLVINAGSILEDEDQLGLAHFMEHMCFNGTKNFEKNELVDYLQSIGVKFGAHLNAYTSFDQTVYILPIPSDDPEKLEQGFQIIEDWAHNALLTDEEIDNERGVVLEEYRLGKGADERMMQEYLPKMMHGSMYAERLPIGTKENLETFKYESLKRFYNDWYRPDLMAVIAVGDIDVTTLEEKIKSHFGHIKNPENPRPRPSFDLPNHDETFVAIESDKEAPFSNVRLMFKDKVNAKPDVTYADYRNSMVENLFSQMINNRLDEIRNGDNPPFVYGFTYYGGTYARTKNAFQSSAMTSPTGQLDALKTLLIENERVLQHGFFEGEFDRAKKDIIANMERAFKDRDKMESNRIVGRYINHFLEQNPIPSTEWRFDFTNSQLPTITLDEVNALIKSYIKDDNRVVILTGPEKEDLEQVKEAQVLELLDSVKSMDLKPYEDKAVATSLITKMPTKGSIKESKTDETLGTTTLTLSNGVKVTYKKTDFKNDEILFDAFSYGGTSLYSDDEYKATSNANGGLTEAGVNGFGKVELSKMMSGKIANVRLSIGTYSEGLSGNTTPKDLETLFQLTYLHFTALNKDENSFKSFADKQKAFLGNLLSSPQFYFQDQLSEFIYGKNPRYTGFPTAEDMDNADYNLAYEKYKERFADAGDFNFYFVGNIDETKLVELCETYLASLPSTGSNESYKVSDFRPLTGSHEKIIEKGEDPKSSVRITYHGPTDYDEKEAHALKSLAEVLSIKLIEKLREEEGGVYGAGANASISNMPYDWFRFNISFPCGPENVDKLITATMKEVDLLVKEGPTEVDLEKVKKAQILDYKEDLKTNRFWLGQLKNADYLKKDAHNILKFEEAVNSLTVADLHDAAKKYLTQGYITGIHNPEK